In a single window of the Olivibacter sp. SDN3 genome:
- a CDS encoding FMN-binding glutamate synthase family protein: MKTTFIYASIFTFLSIFIGSFWWTPILWILLLAIPLFVIGLLDIVQPRQALRRNFPLVGRFRYLLEDLRPKIQQYFIESDTDGRPFSRIHRNVVYQRAKQELDTTPFGTQLNVYENNYEWLNHSINALPFNTITEPPRVIVGGPNCKQPYSASVFNISAMSYGSLSKNAIMALNQGAKLGNFAHNTGEGAISKYHLEGGGDIIWQIGTGYFGCRYPDGNFNPDAFQERANMEQVKMIEIKLSQGAKPGHGGMLPGAKVTDEIAYIRLVEKGKDVDSPPYHSAFSTPIELLNFIKLLRSLSKGKPIGFKLCIGHRSEFIAICKAMNETGIYPDFVTVDGGEGGTGAAPLEFSNHVGMPLRDALAFVYDALTGFDLKKHIKIMASGKIATGFDLVKCFALGADLCYSARGMMMALGCIQALECNTNKCPVGVATQNPTLVRGLVVEDKRVRVANFHKQTIKSACELMAAAGIKHPNDIHRAYIHRRISPDKILTYLDTYPYIPKGSLLKTPYAKQFELLMTISDPYSFTPNFEKLNWEELEWARKPMTD; the protein is encoded by the coding sequence ATGAAAACCACATTTATTTATGCATCTATCTTCACTTTTTTAAGTATATTTATCGGAAGCTTTTGGTGGACGCCAATTCTATGGATACTCTTACTCGCCATACCTTTATTCGTTATAGGCTTGCTTGATATTGTTCAACCACGGCAGGCTCTTAGGAGAAATTTCCCATTAGTGGGAAGATTCCGCTATCTCTTGGAAGACCTTCGACCTAAAATACAGCAATACTTTATCGAAAGTGATACGGATGGCCGTCCATTCAGTAGGATACATAGAAACGTCGTATATCAACGAGCTAAACAAGAACTCGATACCACACCCTTTGGAACACAGCTAAACGTGTATGAGAACAACTACGAATGGCTAAACCATAGTATTAACGCCCTTCCGTTTAATACCATCACTGAACCTCCACGGGTAATTGTAGGCGGCCCGAACTGTAAACAACCCTACTCTGCCAGCGTTTTCAACATATCGGCTATGAGTTACGGTTCATTAAGTAAAAATGCTATTATGGCGCTAAATCAAGGAGCCAAACTAGGAAATTTTGCGCATAATACGGGAGAAGGAGCTATAAGCAAGTACCACCTAGAGGGTGGTGGTGATATTATTTGGCAAATTGGTACCGGTTATTTTGGCTGTCGTTATCCTGATGGTAATTTTAATCCAGATGCTTTTCAGGAAAGGGCTAACATGGAACAAGTCAAAATGATTGAAATAAAGCTATCTCAGGGAGCTAAACCCGGCCACGGGGGCATGCTTCCAGGAGCAAAAGTAACGGATGAAATTGCCTACATACGCTTGGTAGAAAAAGGTAAAGATGTTGATTCTCCACCCTATCATAGTGCATTTTCGACTCCTATTGAACTCTTAAATTTTATTAAACTGCTACGCTCCCTCTCCAAGGGAAAACCTATTGGTTTTAAGTTATGCATTGGCCATCGAAGCGAATTCATAGCTATTTGTAAAGCGATGAATGAAACGGGGATATACCCTGATTTTGTTACAGTTGATGGCGGTGAAGGTGGTACAGGAGCCGCGCCATTGGAGTTTTCTAACCATGTTGGAATGCCCTTGCGTGATGCGTTGGCATTTGTATATGATGCTCTTACTGGTTTTGATCTAAAGAAACACATAAAAATTATGGCTTCCGGCAAAATTGCGACTGGTTTTGACTTAGTGAAATGTTTTGCGCTTGGAGCTGATCTATGTTATAGCGCTAGAGGAATGATGATGGCTTTAGGTTGTATTCAAGCATTGGAGTGTAATACCAATAAATGCCCTGTAGGAGTTGCTACGCAAAATCCCACTCTCGTAAGAGGATTGGTTGTAGAAGACAAAAGAGTGCGTGTAGCCAATTTTCATAAACAAACCATTAAGAGCGCGTGTGAATTAATGGCCGCAGCAGGAATAAAACATCCAAATGATATCCATCGGGCTTACATTCATAGAAGAATATCGCCAGACAAAATTTTAACATACCTAGACACTTATCCTTATATTCCAAAAGGTTCTCTACTGAAAACACCTTACGCTAAACAATTCGAACTACTTATGACCATTAGCGATCCGTATTCTTTCACTCCAAACTTCGAAAAACTTAATTGGGAAGAACTGGAATGGGCCAGAAAACCGATGACTGATTAA
- a CDS encoding ATP-dependent RecD-like DNA helicase: MELTRALIQSFLGTPTTQQLNAFKLFEKFLVTPNDKICFILKGYAGTGKTTAISAIVKALPMINMRSVLLAPTGRAAKVMQTYAGKKATTIHKKIYRKKVAGTPEMNFSLSDNHHKNTLFIVDEASMISNEDISLDRKSLLEDLINYVEQGKDCRLMFVGDVAQLPPVGLIESPALDAAYLNRFFGYEVFSYELTDVVRQDKHSGILFNATSIREQIRLDSDCHDRLRFPKLKVGGYRDVFRMTGERLVEGLHYAYDKYGMENTLVICRSNKNANLYNQNIRNRILYREEELTGGDHVMVVRNNYYWTFESEQIQSFIANGDMAVVKRVRNVHEQHGFRFADVTLRFIDQEEQEPLSCRVLLDVLYADAPGLVQEDHRKLFEAVMRDYEYIENKKDRLAAIKTDPYYNALQIKFSMAVTCHKAQGGQWDAVFIDQGYLTDEMLDTEFLRWLYTACTRATTELFLLNFNDQFFD; this comes from the coding sequence GTGGAACTTACACGAGCGCTTATCCAATCTTTTTTGGGTACACCGACTACACAACAGTTAAATGCATTTAAGCTGTTTGAGAAATTTTTGGTTACTCCAAACGATAAAATATGTTTTATCCTGAAGGGATATGCAGGAACAGGTAAGACAACTGCAATCAGTGCGATAGTAAAGGCATTACCAATGATAAATATGCGTTCCGTTTTACTTGCACCAACAGGACGGGCTGCCAAAGTGATGCAAACATACGCTGGGAAGAAAGCGACTACCATCCATAAAAAAATCTATAGAAAAAAGGTGGCAGGTACACCGGAAATGAATTTCAGCTTATCCGATAACCACCACAAAAATACCTTATTTATTGTTGATGAGGCCTCAATGATCTCGAATGAGGATATTTCACTTGATCGAAAAAGTTTATTGGAAGATTTGATAAACTATGTGGAGCAAGGTAAGGATTGTCGTTTAATGTTTGTTGGAGACGTTGCACAGCTTCCACCTGTTGGTTTAATAGAAAGCCCAGCTTTGGATGCTGCTTATTTAAACCGTTTTTTTGGTTATGAAGTATTCAGCTATGAGTTAACAGATGTCGTAAGACAGGACAAGCATTCAGGCATTCTGTTCAATGCTACATCGATTCGTGAACAGATTAGGCTTGATTCAGATTGTCATGATCGACTTAGATTTCCTAAATTAAAGGTGGGAGGTTATAGAGATGTTTTTCGTATGACGGGTGAACGTTTAGTGGAGGGACTGCATTATGCCTACGATAAATATGGTATGGAGAACACGTTGGTTATCTGCCGTTCAAATAAAAATGCTAACTTATATAATCAAAACATAAGAAATCGTATATTATATCGTGAGGAGGAACTTACCGGTGGGGATCATGTGATGGTTGTTAGAAATAACTACTATTGGACATTTGAAAGTGAGCAAATCCAAAGTTTCATTGCAAACGGAGATATGGCGGTTGTAAAACGAGTTAGAAACGTACACGAGCAGCATGGTTTTCGCTTTGCCGATGTGACATTGCGTTTTATTGATCAGGAGGAACAGGAGCCTTTATCTTGTAGGGTGCTGTTGGATGTACTATATGCGGATGCGCCCGGTTTAGTACAAGAAGACCATAGAAAGCTGTTTGAGGCGGTCATGAGGGACTATGAATATATTGAAAATAAGAAAGACCGACTAGCTGCTATAAAAACAGATCCATACTATAATGCCCTACAGATCAAGTTTTCAATGGCTGTTACCTGTCATAAAGCACAAGGTGGGCAATGGGATGCTGTTTTTATAGACCAGGGTTATTTAACCGACGAAATGTTGGATACAGAGTTCTTACGTTGGCTTTATACGGCTTGCACACGGGCGACAACAGAATTGTTTCTTTTAAATTTCAATGACCAATTTTTTGATTGA
- the murI gene encoding glutamate racemase: protein MGPIGIFDSGYGGLTVFKEIAKVLPAYDYIYLGDNARVPYGTRSFETVYMYTLECVEQLFSMGCQLVILACNTASAKALRTIQQKDLVAYTDTRKVLGVIRPTTEIIGHYTKTRQVGIMATSGTVNSHSYILEVNKFFPDITVYQEACPMWVPLVENNEINSPGARYFVKQHVQRLLNLSSNIDTIVLACTHYPLLLPIIQNLTPEGIRLLTQGHIVAKSLADYLSRHSEIDLTCSKNGIKEFYTTESPKAFNQKAALFYGERVSAKHLKITNS from the coding sequence ATGGGACCTATAGGCATATTTGACTCTGGATATGGCGGTTTAACCGTGTTTAAGGAAATAGCAAAAGTATTACCAGCATATGATTACATCTATCTGGGTGACAATGCGCGCGTGCCTTATGGCACACGTTCGTTTGAAACCGTTTACATGTATACCTTGGAATGTGTAGAACAGCTTTTTAGTATGGGATGCCAGCTAGTGATACTCGCCTGCAATACTGCTTCTGCTAAGGCCTTACGTACTATTCAACAGAAAGATCTGGTGGCGTATACGGATACAAGAAAGGTACTTGGAGTCATTAGGCCTACAACAGAAATTATAGGTCACTATACAAAAACCAGACAGGTCGGTATCATGGCCACATCGGGCACAGTTAATTCGCATTCATATATACTGGAAGTAAATAAATTCTTTCCCGATATTACTGTATACCAGGAAGCCTGCCCCATGTGGGTACCATTGGTGGAAAACAATGAAATTAATTCACCCGGTGCGCGATATTTTGTTAAGCAACATGTACAAAGATTATTAAATCTTTCGTCAAACATTGATACTATTGTATTAGCATGCACACATTACCCGCTGTTACTCCCTATTATACAAAACCTTACCCCTGAAGGTATTCGGCTACTCACTCAAGGTCATATTGTTGCGAAAAGCTTAGCTGATTACCTTAGCAGACATTCCGAAATTGATTTAACATGTTCAAAAAATGGTATAAAGGAATTCTATACAACCGAAAGTCCAAAAGCTTTTAATCAAAAAGCTGCTTTATTCTATGGTGAACGGGTTTCGGCCAAACACCTGAAAATAACTAACTCTTAA
- the aroQ gene encoding type II 3-dehydroquinate dehydratase, whose product MRILLINGPNLNLLGIREPGIYGDKGFENYFAELVETFPEVELNYFQTNHEGSIIDKLHEVGFSFDGIVINAGAYTHTSVGIADAIAAIDTPVVEVHISNIHAREVFRHQSFMAKNCMGVICGFGLTSYRLAVQSFL is encoded by the coding sequence ATGAGAATATTACTTATTAATGGGCCAAATTTAAATTTATTGGGCATTCGCGAACCTGGTATCTACGGAGATAAAGGCTTTGAGAATTATTTTGCCGAATTAGTCGAAACTTTTCCGGAGGTTGAGCTGAATTATTTTCAAACAAATCACGAGGGAAGCATTATTGACAAGCTGCATGAGGTAGGTTTTTCTTTTGATGGTATTGTGATCAACGCAGGAGCCTATACCCATACATCAGTGGGTATTGCCGATGCCATAGCAGCAATAGATACACCTGTTGTTGAAGTGCATATATCGAATATACATGCAAGGGAAGTGTTTAGACATCAATCTTTTATGGCGAAAAATTGTATGGGTGTTATATGTGGTTTCGGATTAACTAGTTACCGCTTGGCCGTACAGAGTTTTTTATAA